A window of Solanum stenotomum isolate F172 chromosome 9, ASM1918654v1, whole genome shotgun sequence genomic DNA:
gaacaagtagacaagCACATCTTATATGGCATAATTTGAATCAGTTCAAGTGTATCTAACGCGAATTGTCACGTATAAATCATCATATTAACTCCTACAActtttattagtatttgttTTTTGGTAGACTTGGACCAAGTTTGACAGAAAAAAAGGCTTATTGCTGTTTGGCATTTCTGAAACAAAAGGCTTTGATCCTGCTAAGGCCATCCTCAAGAGCTGAAATTTCCACAGCAAAAGTTACTCTTACCCAATTCTTCAATCCAAGTGCTTCCCCTGCAATGCATTGAATTTATCAACAATGCACGTAAAATTTCCTCTACCTATCGATTATGTTGTAGTGTAATGCAACTTAGGAAATTACCGGGTAGAACAATTACAGATTCCTCTCTAGCAAGCCTAGTGCAGAATTCCATATCATTGTCGATGCCTTCCAGAAATGACATGTTTAGTTTTGCCTGATAGAAATGATTGCAAATAAGACTATATATTCAGATTCTTATTCAaactaaatcctaaaaaatacttatattaaGACTAAGGTGTTTATAGCAATACCATAAGAAACATGGATCCTTGTGACTTGTATGGAGTAAAGCACGGAATCTCCCTTAGACTAGCATAGCAAATGCTTGCTGCTTTTCTCAGTAGGTTTATGGTATTTGAGTAGAAATCTTCAGGTGTTTCAGCAAGAATACGAGTAATAGCACCCTCGAGAATGAAAGAGAACAAGGTTAGATACTTGGATTTGGTTTCATTTTTTTGGAAGCAATATAATCCAAATAGCAAAAAAATACTTCATGAAAAATAATGTGCATCACGAGAAACACCACGTGATAATTCAGAAATATGGGAAAAGCTATTTGTCTGggaaaaggaaagtaagacaaacaaattgaaatggagggagtataatttGGATGCTGATGCAAACCGAGTATCTGGAATTATGCATTTTGTGTTGACACGAAAATGTTTAGGTCAGATATCATCATAACATTGTTAAACTACTGCTAACAGAGTAGTTTTCTATGTTTTTAAGGTGACAACATTTTGTTTGGTTTAACATTTCAGTTAATGGCACACCATATCAAACGTTTTGCATAAAAGCTTGCATAATATACCAGAGTGAGTGTAGGAGGTCTAACACCGATGTTGTGGTAGTTCTTGATAGACTCCGCAACCTGAGATCAAAAGACAAAAAGTATGATGTTTAACTCTGCATATGGATGCCTGTATGAATAAACACCCTTATAAGCAAGTAGAAATGTGAGGTTCACGGCGTAAGTGATAGGCATAAATGGAAATCTAATACTAATTGCTATTTTGTTCCAAGattcatatatttttctcacttaaaacaagaaagaaaaggTAAATTTCTTCCATCAGAATTtccgagagagagagagagagagagaaccCCGTGTTTTTGAAGGATGTCATTGGGATCGCACATCACAATCCAACCAAATCGCCAACCAGGAACCAGCCATCTCTTTGATATGGAGCCAATTGTCAGAATAGGTGCAATTTCTCCGTAGATGCCCATTGGCACAAACGGATTACTACCGAACACTAGATGACCATAGGCTTCATCTGATATTACTAGCATTCCAAGCTTACTTGCAGCCTCTGCAATCTGTCACTCTCATTCAAGAAACCAACGATTAATGAGCAAATCTAAAACCACATTTAACTAAATAAACACATCTAATGCAACGATGAAACAACCTTCTTCAAATGCTCTCGCTTGTACACATTCCCACATGGATTACCAGGGTTTATAACAACCATAGCAACAGTTCTATCATCTGCTAGAGCTTCAAGCCCATCGATGTCCACCTCCCAATCCTGCTCAGGGAGAAGATCATAGTGCCTCATTTCAAGACGGTTAAATGTGGCAAGTGCTTCATAGGCTGGATACCCTGGTCTAGGAAGCAAAATATTAGCACCAGGAACAGCAAGAGCCGTAATTAGGACATCTATTGCTTGCTTTGCCCCAGCTGTGACAAGAACATCATTTGGCGACAGTTTGTATGGATAGTCACGAGAGAGATATTCTGCAATTGACCTGGCAAATGTTTGAAACATCAACATTACTCGAATAGTTCTTGCCCTTCCGATGTACAATAACGATTTGAAAAGAGTTTAAGTTCAATGCACTTGATGTGTCATAACTATAACCATTACTATCACGGGCTAATCCTTTTCAAAGGAGTGTAATTAATACTAGGGTTAAGTATGAAAATCTTAGCTCCGGCCACTGGGGCTCAAATGAAGgaaaagtaaacaaaaaatcAACTCCTGGTAAAACTAGTCAAACcccaaaataaattagaaaagcTGATCACCCATAAACACATCTTCCCAATTCTACAATCGTGCTCCCTCCATACTAATTATGCGACactcatcctttttttttttttactctaacCTCCGAAAAGGGATCTCGGTTGGTTGGCTACTCGAACTTTGAACTTGTAATTCACTCACCCATTTCTCCTACccctagaaaaaaaaaagttacaaaaagAGTTTAGGATTACCTACTGGCGTGGAAAATGTCAAGGTTTTGGGGATATCCATTGTATTGCGCAGATTGAAGTGCATCAAGGAGAGCATTTTCTGATACTTTACTTGTTCGAAAACTTGGAAAACCACTGGGATCTCCATGGCTAAGAGGGATTACACTTGTTGTAGTATCATTTTTGTTGATGCTTTCATTTAAGGTATCGAGATAACTTCTTATAGTGCAAGCTGAGGCTttctttgcttcttcttttccttcaaaATTCCATTTTGAGCTAACTTCCATTTCTAGCACAATTCTTCTTACACTTAgttactctctctctctctctcactctttttgtttttcaataatGGAGTGTTTGCTAATTGGTAACTATTTTGTTGCTCTAATTGATccaaatctttttattttgaaatggtgATGTAATTAATCCAAATTTAGGTGTGTTTGGTTAGGGGCGGATCTAAGGGTATGGGTGGGGTGTCACGGTACCCAATGATTTCGGAAAAAtctttatatacatatatgtatatatatatcaaaaatcaatatatattaacTTTGCCACCCACTAACCAAAGTGATGAATGGTTCAAGTGGCGAAGGGCATGATATGCCATATGTGCAATGAGAGGTCGAATCTTGCTGCTAGCATTATTTTTTTGTGCGCGTAGTGaagcttttttcttttcttttttgtcttttttttattaatgtgtGAAGGGCTTtagttatttttctattaattcttatttatttactatactttattttttgtcttttttattaATGTGTGAAGggctttagtttttttttctattcattcttatttatttactatactttattaattcaaattgacTCCTTTTCACCGTAgttaattcttaattttttttaactttcactaattattgataaatattattaagaatgtATTTAAAtagtagtttttaaaaaatataagttttaaaaatgatgaatattattACTAGAGTTCTTTCAATTTAAAGGTTCTTTCGATCTTCACCGACATTCTTGCTAAGTAAGATGACTAGGTTGAAACTATAATTTTATTCTCTCTACTATATATCTGCAACAACACATAAAGTCAATGGAATATGAATATATTCAGTTAACACTATAAGATGGTTTATACAAGCTCAaattttaatgtgaaaaaaattCTGTTTTCCTCAAAGTCTAAGTGAATAAGGcctttaatttctaaaaataataattgaattgtttagTTATCTCTAATCACAGaatatctaaaagaaaatattaccaACATGAATGTTTGAtcgatttgtttataaaaatcgAAAAGGATAATAACCCGAATTGTAACCCAAAATTAAAACAACCGACCTGTTTATCTAACTTGAACAATGTGGCACCCAGGACCTCCAAATCCTAGATCCGCCTCTGGTTTGGTACTCAAAAAAAGAAGTGTGAAAAatccttttcaaaataaataaatattcttttgtATATTTGGAAGGAGGGGATGTCGCGTATTAGGGTAGAAAGTTAGTAAAAGTGAATTGTTGTATTGTCATGCGTAGGTTTGGGCTTGTTAGTACCTTTGTAGTTTTTGTCTTATGTTGTGTATTGCGTTTTTGATTAATTACCACACCATTTCgctgttgttattgtttttttcttttgaactttACACTACTTTTCTTATCGATggttgttttctttattttttcttcttcttttacttgaAAGATCTTTCGAAAACATTATATCTACTTCATTGAAGTAATGGTACAATTTGCGTATATTCTAGCCTTTCCAAATCCTAATTTGTGAGATTTTATggggtatgttgttattgttggtatgtaaattttaaaaatatttgtatagtaTAATGTGGGGTGATGGGATGGGAATACTTATCTAGGTGAAAATAAGATATGTTGGAAGTAAGGAAGACATAGTTAATATAGAATATCACCTTTGAAGTTGTTTTTGGTCTATTTCTAGAGTTTGGTGCAATTTTGTTTTTaggtctatttttttttttattttggtgtaGTTTTTAAGTTGtggtttcttgatttttgacgattttttttagtgtttctaatttaacttttttctttttacatctGCAGCCAAATTTAACAATCAAAGATTGATAAATATTCAACACAGATTAAAAGTGTTCacttttgacaaatttaaaagaCCAAAATTGAATGATACTTAAAGAACTACTCTGAATCTACTGCCAAAAATAAGAGGCCATTTTTTGTCACTTTTGATAACCGAAATGCCAACAGAATTAGCATAATTAGAAACACACCATTTCACTTACTTTTTCTAGTCTAATAATTGTAAGATTTTCATGTTTATactagatttaaaaaaaattaattttgataggtacaaataaaatgaaaatacatatttaCAGTACATGTTAGATACGAATAACTGTTTTTATTTTCGATAATAATATCATTCATTCGCTAGTAATGGTGCACTATACCAGTCAAAATAACATATTACATTCCTTAAGGAAATTGTTGAAAATCTAGCCAACTTATGTATGAGCTATTGTACGCACACCACACCGAGGTTCAACGAGTAGTTGAAAATCAATTGCAACTCCGTAATGCAGAGATATCCACtaattttgtatttgaattCAATGGAAAGATGGATGAGCagaaaattattcaaattattaaGTACTTGAGCTCGAGAGATTGCAGGTCCTTGAACCAACACCATAGGTTGAAGGAAGAAAACATATGATTTCATCTTGCAGCGTCCCATAACTGGATCCTTATCAGAGGACGGTAACAAATATCAATGTTGCTTCTTAAACAGCAGCAGCTTATTGTTTCTTGGCATGCCTTTTATAAAAAGCATTTAGTCTCTGGAAGCCATCTTCCAGATATGATGGCTCACATGCAAAGGTTATTCTGAGCCAATTCTTGAGTCCCACAACAACACCTGCATCAGGAGTTATACATAGCATAGCATCACACCAGTTTTTGTGCATGCAGAACACACAAACTTATACTAGCTCTTTTGAGTGAGTCTACTTTCATACAGCGAATTAATACACCAACACGAGAAGTACACAAATTTTGCATTCATATAACATGGTTACATCTATGGAATCGGataaaatttgatgaatttatgCTTTTGTATCAATTGCATTGATAATCAGACATGTATATATCACCAAAAATTGATCACTTGCATGGCAGATCTTATATATATGGATGATTTCTATTTGTCCGACATTGGACGCAATCAAAGGCTTGTTTGGCGTaataaaaacaatcaaataacATTATGACCTGTGAATACGAAAGCTCTAACGACTAAACACATATGAAAAACATTCCAAAACATcgaaaaaataaaggaatttgaaaaagatagtcCTCCAAGAAAGAGACATTTGTTCAAGTAAGAAAATCTGTCTACTGTTGTCGACAAAGTTTGATTGGCTTTGTAAGAGATTTGTTGTCTTTTACCTGGTaaaattatcaaagattctTCCTTAGCCAGCTTGGCGCAAAAGTCCAAGTCATCTTCGATGTCTTCTAGAAGATTCAAGTTAAGTTGAACCTACATGGGGAAAAGACCTATATTAGACTATTGATCACATCTTCTAATCCCAAGCCAATGCCTAATTAAGCTTCCATTTTTCTCTTACCATCACAAACATAGATCCTTGAGGTTTACTTGGGCAAGTGATGCAAGGAATATCCTTGATTCTTTCATAACAGATATCTGCATCTTCTCTTAGCATATCTACTATTTTAGAGAAGAAATCGTCTTTTGTTTTCTCAAGGATCTGAGGAATTGCCCCCTGTCAAAGTAAGAACAAAAAGAAACCAGAAGCCTCAGTAAGCGGCGAGGAAATTTACACCTATACTACTAAATTCTCAAAGAGCTGTTAGACCAAAACAACTTTCAATCCTTTAGCAACTCTACGAAATGTATGGCAAAATGGAATAACAAGTGTTACATTTCCAAGAGAAAGCAAGCAGAAGAAAGAACTATAAAGAACAAACCTGAATAAAAGTTGCAGGgtcagaagatatattgagaTATCCTATGATGGAATCTATGACCtgcaaataacaatatacaaAGTGACGACGGGTAGACattgtttgtttgtaaaatAATGTTTCTTCCTTTCTTAAGAAAGCTAGTCAACCTCAATCTAAGCTATCACATTATACTTATATAGTCCCCTATAATATATGTGGAAGCAGTAGAGAATGGCCATCGTTAAAAGGAAAGTACCCCATGTTCTTTTAGTATGCCATTTGGATCATTTGTAACAAGCCAACCAAGTCGCCAACCAGGGACGACCCACTTCTTTGATATGGATCCGAGAGTAATAACAGGGGTAATCGATCCAAAGACTCCCATAGGCACAAATGGTttacttccaaaagtgagatgAGCATAAACTTCATCAGAAATAACTAAAATTCCAAGTTTTCTTGCTGTCTCTGCCACCTGATAGAAATTAAAACACCTCTTTATATTCATAATAATGACTTTGGATATCAATATGTTACAACAAAAAAGGAAGTATACACACATACCTTCTTCAAGTGTTGGTCTGTGTAGACATTGCCACATGGATTACCAGGATTAATAATGACCATAGCCACGGTATTTTCATCAGCCAAAAACTCAACCTCATTAAGATCCACTTCCCACTCCTTCTCCGGGAGAAGGTTAAAGTGGCGCATTTCAATATGGGTAAATGCAGCCCTAGCTTCATAAAAAGGGAATCCAGGAGTTGGAAGTAGAATATTTGCGTTTGGACGCGCAAGAGCACTCAAAAGTACTTCAATTGCTTGAAGACATCCACTTGTCAAGTAAATATCATCAGGGGACAACTTGTATGGGAGATCTTGAGAAAGGTATTCTGCTACCGCCCTTTTCAGAGAACAGAATTAAATGAATTTGACGATCATGAAAGATGCACTTTAGACTAAATAAAGCTGCGGAGCTAGAGCCTTGGTTACGAGTTTGGCAGAATCAGTAACTTTGGCCCCTACCCTATATATCCAATAtgtataaataacttatttccgAACTGAGTAACCTATATTTTCTAGAATCCAAAAcccataaactcaaaattctGAATCCACCTCCTCACAATTAAACAGATTACAGTGAGGTACACATTTAATCAAACACTTCCAAATGAGAAACACTAATATGCAATCAGTGGCAGAGAGACCTAAACCAAGTGATGGAAAAAATTAATCACAAATTTCAGAATCTTTACAAAACCAATTAACAGTAAAATTTTGAGTAAGCAATGCTAGTAAGATGCTACCTTCTAGCAGGAAAGATGCCGACAGTGGGCGAATAACAGTTAAATTTAGCAGAGCGAACGGCATCAGTGATAGCATCTTCGGCGATTGGTGTAGTACGGAAACAGGGGAAAACAGAAGGATCGCCATGGCCGAGAGGGATAACGGATCGGGTATCAGCAGTGTCAAGGCAAGACGTCAACTTGTCAAGCACACTTCTTACAGTGAGGTTCGATGCACTCACCAATTTCTCAGTTTCCTTAAAGTTCcatattttctttgttgtaGTAGTGTCGTTCTCCATGCTGGTGACTATGAATTCGCAGATATGGACTTGAGGAAGAAGGAGGTAGAAATGTAACTGCAATTCTACTCAAACCTACAAAGCcaaaatatagaaaagagaTAGAAAACCACAAATAGAAAGTAGTGATTAAAAAAAGACAATCAATACGAACAGTTACATGTAAGAGAACAGCTGTGGCTTGACCATAGTAATTGAGAACTTAATCATCgtatattactaaaagtgggaagcttCTAACCTCAAAGTTAGATTATCATTTTGCtcctaaaataaaatacaatataattaattaaataataatcattattttaaaaacttttcccattcaaaaataacattaattCTCTACATCACCAATTAATCATTATGTCGAGAATGTGGAGAAGATAGAAAATTGTAAAAAGTAATTTAATGTTGACCAAATTCATTggattatataaattaaataaacataattcTTTGgcaattaaaatgttaccaagaATTATTAAATgaatgtttgaattttgaatagcCTCTACTATACagaattaaaaattgaatatgagGGGTCAATTTTCATGTAGAAATCAATTTCagaattaaaaattgaatttaaaaagtCATTATCTAATACTATTTAAGATGGATGCTAATCACATTAAATTGGATGAATTGCACAATTCAACATTAGAAGAAAAGAGAGTTGGAAGCTGCGAACAAAAAAGTGCTGGAAGTTGctaatcaagaagaagaaacaaaaacagcaaaaaaaataaaagtagattGAATACAGGTATAGAAGAAACAGTATATATGTTAATATGTTTGACGCTAACAATAAGAAAGttactatttattatttattcatcATAACATGGAAACTTGCTTTAGCAATATATATCATCAACTCCTCAcacttgctttttttttttccattacaAGATTTTAATCCTTTATAATTCATTTGTTTCCGATTTTCAACTCGATATAGTtacaaactttaaatttagTTATCATCCTGAGCCTTTGGAACAATAAATATGAAATCAAATTTgtcattctttttcttctgcTTCCATATTTTGATGTCATTTGTCTTTTACTATTCTGAACTTCcttaagtgatttttttaaattcttttcgGCCATTATTTTCCCTTAAATTGCAAAAAGGTTTGTTTACAAGATACAAATGTGACCGGACATTTTAATCAACACAATACTTTGATGAATGGAGTAAtactattcttcttcttcttttttagtgAAGAATGATAATATTCATCtataagaaaatacaaaatagaaGTTTGTATCATAGATGACTTGCTTTATGGGTCACACAAAGCTTATTATTGGTCATTAATGAGTTTAATATCTAggcttttaattttattatgtgGAAAAGTATTAATTATAGATCAAAGAAAGTTCTAAGATATGTGTGCAccagttaaaatttaaaattgaatataaatttatattaaaatttagaaattcaCAGTTGGATTATCATTTTGATTTCAAAGTTTGATTACCATTTTGCCtctactataaattaaaatattataataataattttatttttatttactttttcttgCTCATTTACTCTATCttttactaaataaaataataatgattcCATTTATCCCAAAATAAAGAGTACTCCACTCGCCATTATATCTGCCAACACGAGTAATTGACATTTTCAATAAGTTTTAtctaataaatatttgtattcgTAACCGACNNNNNNNNNNNNNNNNNNNNNNNNNNNNNNNNNNNNNNNNNNNNNNNNNNNNNNNNNNNNNNNNNNNNNNNNNNNNNNNNNNNNNNNNNNNNNNNNNNNNNNNNNNNNNNNNNNNNNNNNNNNNNNNNNNNNNNNNNNNNNNNNNNNNNNNNNNNNNNNNNNNNNNNNNNNNNNNNNNNNNNNNNNNNNNNNNNNNNNNNNNNNNNNNNNNNNNNNNNNNNNNNNNNNNNNNNNNNNNNNNNNNNNNNNNNNNNNNNNNNNNNNNNNNNNNNNNNNNNNNNNNNNNNNNNNNNNNNNNNNNNNNNNNNNNNNNNNNNNNNNNNNNNNNNNNNNNNNNNNNNNNNNNNNNNNNNNNNNNNNNNNNNNNNNNNNNNNNNNNNNNNNNNNNNNNNNNNNNNNNNNNNNNNNNNNNNNNNNNNNNNNNNNNNNNNNNNNNNNNNNNNNNNNNNNNNNNNNNNNNNNNNNNNNNNNNNNNNNNNNNNNNNNNNNNNNNNNNNNNNNNNNNNNNNNNNNNNNNNNNNNNNNNNNNNNNNNNNNNNNNNNNNNNNNNNNNNNNNNNNNNNNNNNNNNNNNNNNNNNNNNNNNNNNNNNNNNNNNNNNNNNNNNNNNNNNNNNNNNNNNNNNNNNNNNNNNNNNNNNNNNNNNNNNNNNNNNNNNNNNNNNNNNNNNNNNNNNNNNNNNNNNNNNNNNNNNNNNNNNNNNNNNNNNNNNNNNNNNNNNNNNNNNNNNNNNNNNNNNNNNNNAGCAGTCCCCCGAGGGGCTAAAAATTGAGATTTCTTGGACTTTAACAAGTCCAATTTATACCGTAACACCAGCAGTAACTAAGCAAGCAGCAGATCGGCAATTCAGCTCCAAAGGGGACTTAATATGGGTCGAAAATGTCttgtttatattttcttattattatcattGATGCTAACTTTCTTTAACctcttttttcattaatttagaTGAATCCTTGGGGTGATATGTTTATctaagtttttaaatttcgaAACTCATTTTAAGTTAGGCAATTTAAGCTTATTAGAATAACTTAAGAACCTTTCATGTTCTTTCATAGTTATCGAAAAGCTTTGAATCCATGTTTATGAGTTTGAACTAACTATTtagttcaaatttttgaataggataaattattttaagtttcttaaaataaattagttttcttttaatttaacttaGGACTTTGTATGAATGACTTAAGGATCTTTAATATCCTTTCATAGTTGTTAAACAAGGCCCTTTAATCCATGTTTAtgagtttgaaataattatatggCGCAAAACTTGACtatggataaaagttttaagttaagattATTCTTGAGATTTCTAGAAGTATCAAGAGATTTTTATCTAAGTTTCAAACGAGATTTTTATAAGTAACCTTTTTTTACAAAGTTAGCCAAATTTTTAAATCCGTCGGTCAACCGCGTGTTAG
This region includes:
- the LOC125877185 gene encoding tyrosine aminotransferase-like; this translates as MEVSSKWNFEGKEEAKKASACTIRSYLDTLNESINKNDTTTSVIPLSHGDPSGFPSFRTSKVSENALLDALQSAQYNGYPQNLDIFHASRSIAEYLSRDYPYKLSPNDVLVTAGAKQAIDVLITALAVPGANILLPRPGYPAYEALATFNRLEMRHYDLLPEQDWEVDIDGLEALADDRTVAMVVINPGNPCGNVYKREHLKKIAEAASKLGMLVISDEAYGHLVFGSNPFVPMGIYGEIAPILTIGSISKRWLVPGWRFGWIVMCDPNDILQKHGVAESIKNYHNIGVRPPTLTLGAITRILAETPEDFYSNTINLLRKAASICYASLREIPCFTPYKSQGSMFLMAKLNMSFLEGIDNDMEFCTRLAREESVIVLPGEALGLKNWVRVTFAVEISALEDGLSRIKAFCFRNAKQQ
- the LOC125875917 gene encoding tyrosine aminotransferase-like yields the protein MENDTTTTKKIWNFKETEKLVSASNLTVRSVLDKLTSCLDTADTRSVIPLGHGDPSVFPCFRTTPIAEDAITDAVRSAKFNCYSPTVGIFPARRAVAEYLSQDLPYKLSPDDIYLTSGCLQAIEVLLSALARPNANILLPTPGFPFYEARAAFTHIEMRHFNLLPEKEWEVDLNEVEFLADENTVAMVIINPGNPCGNVYTDQHLKKVAETARKLGILVISDEVYAHLTFGSKPFVPMGVFGSITPVITLGSISKKWVVPGWRLGWLVTNDPNGILKEHGVIDSIIGYLNISSDPATFIQGAIPQILEKTKDDFFSKIVDMLREDADICYERIKDIPCITCPSKPQGSMFVMVQLNLNLLEDIEDDLDFCAKLAKEESLIILPGVVVGLKNWLRITFACEPSYLEDGFQRLNAFYKRHAKKQ